TGCCGCGCGCCCGCTCGACTTCTCTGCCTTTCCGACGGTGCTGCTGTTCGCGACCCTCTTCCGGTTGGCGCTCAACGTTGCCTCCACCAGGGTCGTCCTAGTCGACGGTCACCACGGTCCCGCAGCTGCCGGGCACGTCATCGAAGCGTTCGGCAGCTTCATCATCGGCGGCAACTATATTGTCGGCCTGTTCGTGTTCGCCGTGCTGATGATCATCAACCTGGTGGTCATCACCAAGGGCGCCGGGCGCGTGTCCGAGGTCTCGGCCCGCTTCACGCTCGATGCGCTACCGGGCAAGCAGATGGCGATCGACGCCGACCTTAACGCCGGTCTCATTGTTCCAGAGGAAGCAAAAGCGCGCCGCGCCGATGTCGCGACCGAAGCCGATTTTTACGGTTCGATGGACGGTGCATCGAAGTTCGTGAAGGGCGACGCGGTCGCCGGCGTACTAATCCTCGTGGTCAATATCTTTGGCGGACTCCTCCTCGGCGTCGTCAGCCACAAGCTCGGGGTCGGTGAGGCGGCGCGAACCTACGTGCAACTGGCGATCGGCGATGCGCTTGTCGCACAGGTACCTGCCTTGCTGCTGTCGATCGCGGCCGCCGCGATTGTGACGCGCGTCAGCTCGCCGCTCAATCTGTCGCGGCAGATTTCGAGCCAGTTCGCGAAGCCCGGAGCCTGGGCACCGGTCGCCGCGATTCTCGGCATTCTCGGGCTCCTGCCCGGAATGCCGCACATCATCCTGTTGCCCGCTGCGGCCGTTGCGGGTTTCGCAAGCTGGCGCCTTTGCAGGGCTGCCGCGGCAGCGAGGGCCGCGACCCCGATCGAGGAGGCCGCCGAATCTCCGCAGGCGATCAGCTGGGCCGAGGTCAGCGATGCCGTGCCGATCACGCTTGAGCTTGGCTATCGACTGGTCGCGCTGGTCGACGAGCGCAAGGGCGCGCCGCTGATGAGCCGCATCACTGGCATCCGCAGACAATTGTCGCGCGAGCTCGGCTTTGTCCTTCCACTGGTAAGGGTGAAGGATAATCTTGCGCTCCAAGGCAATCGCTACCGGATTATCATCGCCGGTGTCGCTCTGGGCGAGGACGAAGTCTTTCCAGGCGAGCTCCTTGCGCTCGCCGCGGGGGACGATCCCGATCCGATCGACGGGCGAGCAGTGAAGGACCCGAGCTTTGGGCTCGACGCGACCTGGATCGATGAGGGGCGTCAGGCCGACGCCGTAGTTGCGGGCTATACGGTGGTCGACGCGCCGACGGTGGTTGCAACCCATCTCAATAATCTCGTCACCGCGCACTCCTCGACCCTGTTTGGGCTCGACGAGGGACAGGCGCTGATCGACCATCTCAAGGACCATTATCCCCAGCTTGCGCAGGGCCTCAGTCCGCAGCCTTATTCGCTGGCGACGATTACCACGGTCTGTCGCGCGCTGCTTGCCGAACGGGTCCCCTTGAAGGACTTCCGTCGCATCGCCGAAGCGATGGTCACGCTTGCTCCGCGTCAGCTCGATACGCCGACGCTCGTCGAGGCGGTGCGCCAGGAGATCGGTGCGCTCATCCTGCAGACGATCGTACCGGTGAAGCTCGCGCTTCCAGTCATCACCTTCGATGCCGAACTCGAACGATTGCTTTCCCAGTCGGTCGCAGCGGGTCCTGGAGCAGCGTGGCCGTTCGAGCCTGATCTCGCGCGGCGCATCGTCTCGTCGGTGAGCAATGCCGTGCAGCCTTATCTCATGGCCGCGCGCAGCTTTGCAGTCGTGACCTCGCCGGCCTGCCGTCCAGCTCTGTCGCGGCTCTTGCGCGCTCACCTGCCGGACGTTCCAGTCCTCTCATTCCTCGAAATTCCCGAAACAAAGGCGGTCGAAGTGATCGCGGTCGTCGGCGGGGCGGAACCCGCGCTCGAGGCCCTGCCCGCCCTTAGCGGAGACCTATAATGCTTCATGCACCCGTTCAGCACGATGAGTTCACCTATCGGCGTAACCCCAATCCGAAT
This portion of the Sphingomonas limnosediminicola genome encodes:
- the flhA gene encoding flagellar biosynthesis protein FlhA; the encoded protein is MTGAKGQWLQAASEGVLPIAILMLVVLMIVPVPSLVLDIGFVGNIMVSLAVLMVALNAARPLDFSAFPTVLLFATLFRLALNVASTRVVLVDGHHGPAAAGHVIEAFGSFIIGGNYIVGLFVFAVLMIINLVVITKGAGRVSEVSARFTLDALPGKQMAIDADLNAGLIVPEEAKARRADVATEADFYGSMDGASKFVKGDAVAGVLILVVNIFGGLLLGVVSHKLGVGEAARTYVQLAIGDALVAQVPALLLSIAAAAIVTRVSSPLNLSRQISSQFAKPGAWAPVAAILGILGLLPGMPHIILLPAAAVAGFASWRLCRAAAAARAATPIEEAAESPQAISWAEVSDAVPITLELGYRLVALVDERKGAPLMSRITGIRRQLSRELGFVLPLVRVKDNLALQGNRYRIIIAGVALGEDEVFPGELLALAAGDDPDPIDGRAVKDPSFGLDATWIDEGRQADAVVAGYTVVDAPTVVATHLNNLVTAHSSTLFGLDEGQALIDHLKDHYPQLAQGLSPQPYSLATITTVCRALLAERVPLKDFRRIAEAMVTLAPRQLDTPTLVEAVRQEIGALILQTIVPVKLALPVITFDAELERLLSQSVAAGPGAAWPFEPDLARRIVSSVSNAVQPYLMAARSFAVVTSPACRPALSRLLRAHLPDVPVLSFLEIPETKAVEVIAVVGGAEPALEALPALSGDL